Proteins co-encoded in one Luteolibacter sp. Y139 genomic window:
- a CDS encoding SdiA-regulated domain-containing protein: protein MTPSPLKSSTPSISSLSGLSSLTALLGFAAGGIATAAPFTTGNVVIYRAGTGTGSLVNTGNPVFLDEYTPAGALVQSIPMPTAVSGSDKRLVVSGTASSEGMITRSADGRYLLATGYDAPIPTTGVASTPAATTNRVVARVDGSGIVSTSTALTDAPTGNNIRGAASNDGTSVWVSGGSNGVRYAPTLATTTSTDLSSASLANSRVLSIFGGQLYASASSGTNTFKGVSTVGTGLPTSTGQTVTRLPGLTDTLCPSSYAFFLADLDAGVSGVDTLYIADDTTTGGGRGGVQKYSLVSGTWTANGIAGSGADSYRGLTAKVSGSTVTLFATRKGGTGATGGGELVSLVDSSGYNATITATPTLLATATANTAFRGIALAPVAPVTSVDLSKYVRVGRYDLPEPTRTTAPADNLLCQEASGVAYNWDTGTLFIVGDGGKSVTEVSKTGALVSTMNLALGASSQGTEFFDTEGITYIGGGQFVMTEERDRQAVKFTYVAGGTLTRAAAQTVKLGTTIGNVGLEGVSYDPQTSGFIFSKELEPEGLFQTTIDFAAGTASNGSPTTVNSTNLFNPALANLEDMSDVFAFSNLPSMTGQPQAGNLLILSQESGMIRNVDRSGNISSTLTLVSDAGNPMTIQNQTHEGVTMDRDGNIYVVSENGGGDADHPQLWVFSPSTATNVAPTVLALSTPSATIPEDTSTTVAIKVANIVVTDDGLGVNQLSVSGADAAFFEIIGSGLYLKAGTVLNFDTKSTYNVTVNVDDTTVGATPDALASFTLNISDVVNNVSAIRVTEVAPWSSGNSAVAADWFELTNTGSSAVNITGWKMYDSSGGFGSAGPLSGVTSIAPGESVIFVDGASKVAGFSTNWFGANPPSGLQIGSYSGPGLSTGGDAVTIYDPTGLVMASVTFGASTPVPGPYLTFDNTAGLDATAISALSAIGQNGAFYSAATTNEIGSPGSAVLSTTPVVSITATDANASETGPDAGTFRITRTGSTISAMNVVYTIATGAGQATSDDYTPVLTSPAIIPAGESFVDITITPVDDSSVEGAETVVLNLNDTGSYDVGSPGSATVTIGDNDVANSPPTLVALNNTVTVLKDSTSTSSPIKVADIVVTDDGHGTNDLSLAGADASFFEITGGALYLKAGTSLSYATKASYAVTVNVDDTAVGLTPDLSVNFTLGIVPSTIFITEVHPNGSSASYGADWFEVTNTGSTAVNISGWQMDDSSNGTGKLVLRGVTSIPAGKSAIFFEGIADGTTDATIKANFSTAWFGSATPPAGVLIGAYGGSGAGLSGSGDAVNVFDSAGNRVAGVSFGSSTASASTTFDNQAGLGTINLPLPAISTLSVIGTHGGFRSANNLETGSPGTIINNSGSFPAWLASNGYTSLGFDLDSDNDGLSDGMEYFFNLNPNNAGDYSNLPQVTSNGGALQLGYTLLNNAYGVAGSLQTSSDLDAWTPALPGLDYTLASSVVNGDEIALTYNLPGTGPSAPSPSSTYLAPNAADPAGASLGGVRVVNEGLVGVGRLSGENVDKFGETQGASSGVIITNWGFNDGHFNGTFNVLPDRGHGDGTSNYAARLHKVDFTFAPYYGAGPVPQNQVQMTYVDSTKFTYQDGATVKFTTGLNPSPTGNKTLFGQTVGTVQAANGPGGAQEDLLCIDSEAVYLFPDGSGYFSDEYGTYIVRFDATKKITGMTQLPGAAQPFRPAGTPNFDSVTAPTTGRRNNQGLEGMSVSPDGTLLFAMLQSATVQDTNGAQQQTRNNARLFVYNIVGPNRENPQIIGEYVVKLPQIDLNPNAAPSALDGTAAQSEIVALSNSSFLMLPRDANGLGKLNSTAITFKSVQLVDFASATNILGQYDGVTDQISPGGVLRPEIKAAATGEVINMLEPTDLAKFGLNTTIPANANTLNEKIEGMALVPDLSTPAANDFFLFVGNDNDFESSDVQMLNAAGNVVSKGDGRLTPGITNDAMFYVWRLTIDAGQKKFFRMDVTHAP from the coding sequence ATGACACCGTCTCCACTCAAATCCTCGACACCGTCGATTTCCTCCCTCTCAGGGCTTTCCTCCCTGACCGCCTTGCTCGGCTTCGCGGCCGGCGGCATCGCGACTGCGGCCCCATTCACCACGGGCAACGTTGTGATCTACCGGGCCGGCACCGGCACCGGCAGCTTGGTGAACACCGGCAACCCGGTGTTTCTGGATGAGTACACGCCTGCAGGTGCGCTCGTGCAGTCGATCCCGATGCCGACGGCGGTCTCCGGCTCTGACAAGCGTCTGGTGGTGAGCGGCACTGCCTCGTCCGAGGGCATGATCACGCGGAGCGCCGACGGCAGATACCTTCTCGCCACCGGCTACGATGCACCGATCCCGACCACCGGTGTGGCGAGCACGCCGGCAGCGACCACGAACCGGGTGGTCGCCCGGGTCGATGGGTCCGGCATCGTGAGCACGTCCACTGCGCTCACCGACGCTCCCACGGGCAATAACATCCGCGGAGCGGCTTCGAATGACGGCACCTCCGTCTGGGTTTCCGGCGGCAGCAACGGCGTGCGATACGCGCCCACCCTGGCAACCACCACTTCCACCGATCTTTCCTCGGCCTCGCTGGCAAACTCGCGCGTCTTGTCGATTTTCGGCGGCCAGCTTTACGCGTCGGCCAGTTCGGGAACGAATACCTTCAAGGGTGTCAGCACCGTTGGCACGGGGCTTCCGACCTCGACGGGCCAGACCGTGACCCGGCTTCCCGGCCTGACGGACACGCTTTGCCCGAGTTCCTACGCTTTCTTCCTCGCCGATCTGGATGCGGGAGTGAGCGGCGTCGATACACTTTACATCGCCGACGACACCACCACCGGTGGCGGCCGCGGTGGCGTCCAGAAGTACTCGCTGGTCAGCGGCACTTGGACTGCCAACGGGATCGCGGGATCGGGAGCCGATTCCTATCGCGGGCTCACGGCCAAGGTCAGCGGCTCCACGGTCACCCTGTTCGCCACCCGCAAGGGCGGAACTGGTGCCACGGGTGGCGGCGAGTTGGTATCCTTGGTTGATAGCTCCGGCTACAACGCCACCATCACGGCGACACCGACCTTGCTTGCGACGGCGACGGCGAACACCGCCTTCCGCGGCATCGCGCTGGCACCGGTCGCACCGGTGACTTCGGTCGATCTTTCCAAGTATGTCCGCGTCGGTCGCTACGACCTGCCGGAGCCGACCCGCACCACCGCCCCGGCGGACAATCTCCTCTGCCAGGAAGCGTCCGGCGTCGCTTACAACTGGGACACCGGCACGCTCTTCATCGTCGGTGACGGCGGCAAGTCGGTGACCGAAGTCAGCAAGACCGGCGCACTCGTCAGCACCATGAATCTGGCGCTCGGTGCCAGCTCGCAGGGTACGGAGTTCTTCGACACCGAAGGCATCACCTACATCGGTGGCGGCCAGTTCGTCATGACCGAAGAGCGCGATCGCCAGGCGGTGAAGTTCACCTACGTCGCCGGTGGGACGCTGACCCGCGCCGCGGCGCAGACCGTGAAGCTCGGCACCACGATCGGCAACGTCGGCCTTGAGGGCGTGTCCTATGACCCGCAGACCAGCGGCTTCATCTTCTCCAAGGAACTCGAGCCGGAAGGCCTGTTCCAGACCACGATCGACTTCGCGGCGGGCACCGCCTCGAACGGTTCGCCCACCACGGTGAACTCGACGAATCTCTTCAACCCGGCGCTGGCCAATCTCGAGGACATGTCGGACGTGTTCGCGTTCTCGAACCTGCCTTCGATGACCGGTCAGCCGCAGGCGGGCAATCTGCTCATCCTGAGCCAGGAGTCGGGCATGATCCGCAACGTGGATCGCTCCGGCAACATCAGCAGCACGCTGACGCTGGTGTCCGATGCGGGCAACCCGATGACCATCCAGAACCAGACGCACGAAGGCGTGACGATGGACCGCGATGGCAACATTTACGTGGTCAGCGAAAACGGTGGCGGCGATGCGGATCATCCGCAGCTCTGGGTCTTCTCGCCGTCCACTGCCACCAACGTGGCTCCGACCGTGCTGGCTCTGAGCACGCCTTCCGCGACGATTCCGGAGGACACCTCCACCACGGTTGCGATCAAGGTGGCGAACATCGTCGTCACTGACGATGGCCTGGGAGTCAACCAGCTCTCCGTTTCCGGAGCCGACGCCGCTTTCTTCGAGATCATCGGCAGCGGCCTGTATCTGAAGGCGGGCACCGTCCTCAACTTCGACACCAAGTCGACGTACAACGTCACCGTCAATGTGGATGACACCACGGTGGGTGCCACGCCGGATGCGCTCGCGAGCTTCACGCTGAACATCAGCGATGTGGTGAACAACGTCAGCGCCATCCGGGTCACGGAAGTGGCGCCATGGAGCAGCGGCAACAGCGCGGTCGCGGCCGACTGGTTCGAGCTCACCAACACCGGCTCGTCCGCCGTCAATATCACAGGCTGGAAGATGTACGATAGCTCGGGCGGCTTCGGTTCCGCGGGTCCACTCAGTGGCGTGACCAGCATCGCCCCGGGCGAGTCGGTCATCTTCGTGGATGGAGCCTCAAAGGTCGCCGGGTTCAGCACGAATTGGTTCGGAGCGAATCCTCCGTCGGGTCTCCAGATCGGTTCCTACTCGGGCCCTGGCCTGAGCACCGGCGGCGACGCCGTGACCATCTACGATCCGACCGGTCTCGTGATGGCCAGCGTGACCTTCGGCGCTTCCACTCCGGTTCCTGGTCCTTACCTGACCTTCGACAACACCGCGGGGCTGGACGCGACGGCGATCAGCGCGCTCAGTGCGATCGGCCAGAATGGTGCCTTCTATTCGGCGGCCACCACCAATGAAATCGGCTCGCCGGGTTCGGCGGTCCTTTCCACCACGCCGGTGGTTTCCATCACCGCGACCGATGCGAATGCTTCCGAAACCGGACCTGATGCGGGCACCTTCCGGATCACCCGCACCGGCAGCACGATCAGCGCAATGAATGTGGTTTACACCATCGCCACCGGTGCCGGCCAAGCCACCAGCGACGACTACACGCCGGTGCTCACGTCACCAGCGATCATTCCGGCCGGTGAGTCCTTCGTGGACATCACGATCACACCGGTGGACGACAGCAGCGTGGAAGGAGCCGAAACGGTGGTTCTGAACTTGAATGACACCGGCAGCTACGATGTCGGTTCGCCTGGCAGCGCGACGGTTACCATCGGGGATAACGATGTGGCCAACTCGCCTCCGACCTTGGTGGCACTCAACAACACCGTCACGGTATTGAAGGATTCCACCAGCACCTCCAGCCCGATCAAGGTGGCGGACATCGTGGTCACGGACGACGGCCACGGCACCAACGACCTGAGCTTGGCCGGTGCGGATGCCAGCTTCTTCGAGATCACGGGCGGCGCCCTGTATCTCAAGGCTGGCACCTCGCTGAGCTATGCGACCAAGGCGAGCTACGCCGTCACCGTGAACGTGGATGATACCGCAGTCGGCCTGACTCCGGATCTGAGCGTGAATTTCACGCTCGGCATCGTCCCGAGCACGATCTTCATCACCGAGGTGCACCCGAACGGAAGCAGTGCTTCCTACGGTGCCGACTGGTTCGAAGTGACTAACACCGGCTCCACCGCCGTGAACATCTCGGGCTGGCAGATGGATGACAGCTCGAATGGCACCGGCAAGCTGGTGCTTCGCGGAGTGACCTCCATCCCGGCCGGCAAGTCGGCGATCTTCTTTGAAGGCATCGCTGACGGCACCACCGATGCCACGATCAAGGCCAATTTCTCGACCGCATGGTTCGGCTCGGCCACTCCTCCTGCCGGCGTTCTCATCGGTGCCTACGGTGGCTCCGGTGCGGGCCTGAGCGGCAGCGGCGATGCCGTGAATGTCTTCGATTCCGCAGGCAACCGGGTCGCCGGTGTCAGCTTCGGATCGTCGACCGCCTCCGCGAGCACCACGTTCGACAACCAGGCTGGTCTGGGCACCATCAACCTGCCGCTTCCGGCGATCTCGACGCTGAGTGTGATCGGAACCCACGGTGGCTTCCGTTCCGCGAACAACCTGGAGACCGGTTCGCCCGGCACCATCATCAACAACTCGGGTAGCTTCCCGGCATGGCTGGCCTCGAATGGCTACACCTCGCTCGGCTTCGACCTCGACTCTGACAACGATGGCCTGAGCGACGGGATGGAGTACTTCTTCAACCTGAACCCGAACAACGCCGGAGATTACTCGAACCTGCCGCAGGTCACCTCCAATGGTGGTGCGCTGCAGCTCGGCTACACGCTCCTCAACAATGCTTATGGCGTCGCCGGTTCGCTGCAGACCTCCAGTGATCTCGACGCCTGGACCCCGGCGCTGCCCGGCTTGGACTACACGCTGGCCAGCTCGGTGGTGAATGGTGACGAAATCGCGCTCACCTACAATCTGCCCGGCACCGGCCCGTCGGCTCCGAGCCCATCGTCGACCTACCTCGCTCCGAATGCAGCGGACCCGGCGGGTGCATCGCTGGGTGGCGTGCGCGTGGTGAATGAAGGCCTCGTCGGTGTCGGCCGCCTGAGCGGTGAGAACGTGGACAAGTTCGGTGAAACGCAGGGCGCGTCGTCCGGTGTGATCATCACCAACTGGGGCTTCAACGATGGTCACTTCAACGGCACCTTCAACGTGCTTCCGGACCGCGGCCATGGCGACGGCACCTCCAACTACGCCGCCCGCCTGCACAAGGTGGACTTCACGTTCGCTCCGTACTATGGCGCTGGCCCGGTTCCGCAGAACCAGGTCCAGATGACCTACGTGGACTCGACGAAGTTCACCTATCAGGATGGTGCAACGGTGAAATTCACCACGGGCCTGAATCCGAGCCCGACCGGCAACAAGACCTTGTTCGGTCAGACGGTTGGCACCGTGCAGGCCGCGAACGGCCCGGGCGGTGCGCAGGAAGACCTGCTCTGCATCGATTCCGAGGCGGTGTATCTGTTCCCGGATGGTTCCGGTTACTTCTCGGACGAGTATGGTACCTACATCGTCCGCTTTGACGCGACGAAGAAGATCACCGGCATGACCCAGCTTCCCGGTGCGGCCCAGCCGTTCCGTCCAGCCGGCACGCCGAACTTCGACTCGGTCACTGCTCCGACCACCGGCCGCCGGAACAACCAGGGCCTGGAAGGCATGTCCGTCTCGCCGGATGGCACGCTCCTGTTCGCCATGCTGCAAAGTGCCACGGTCCAGGATACCAATGGTGCCCAGCAGCAGACACGGAACAATGCCCGTCTGTTCGTCTACAACATCGTGGGTCCGAACCGCGAGAATCCGCAGATCATCGGCGAATATGTCGTGAAGCTGCCGCAGATCGACCTGAATCCGAATGCCGCTCCTTCGGCACTGGACGGAACCGCGGCCCAGTCGGAGATCGTCGCTCTCAGCAACAGCTCATTCCTGATGCTGCCGCGCGATGCCAATGGCTTGGGCAAGCTGAACTCGACGGCGATCACCTTCAAGTCGGTGCAGCTTGTTGATTTCGCCTCGGCCACCAACATCCTCGGCCAGTACGATGGTGTCACCGATCAGATCAGCCCGGGCGGCGTGCTTCGTCCCGAGATCAAAGCGGCTGCCACCGGGGAAGTCATCAACATGCTCGAACCGACGGATCTCGCCAAGTTCGGCTTGAACACGACCATTCCCGCGAACGCCAACACGCTGAACGAGAAGATCGAAGGCATGGCGCTGGTGCCGGATCTTTCGACCCCGGCCGCCAACGACTTCTTCCTCTTCGTGGGGAACGACAACGACTTCGAATCGTCCGATGTGCAGATGCTCAATGCGGCTGGCAACGTGGTCAGCAAGGGTGACGGTCGCCTTACCCCGGGCATCACCAATGACGCGATGTTCTACGTCTGGCGCCTGACCATCGATGCGGGCCAGAAGAAGTTCTTCCGCATGGATGTGACGCATGCTCCCTGA
- a CDS encoding gamma carbonic anhydrase family protein, producing the protein MPDASHVSPAMAIERYESFTPQIHPTTFIANSADVIGRVTLGEESSVWYNTTLRGDINEIVIGPRSNVQDNAVIHLADDYGCYVGELVTVGHSAILHACTVKDEVLVGMGAIVLDGTVIGERSIIGAGALVTGGTVIPPGSLVLGSPAKVVRTLSLDEQAKVKTWAEKYVVQSRKYLAR; encoded by the coding sequence ATGCCGGACGCATCCCACGTTTCTCCTGCCATGGCCATCGAGCGCTACGAGTCTTTTACGCCGCAAATCCATCCTACCACCTTCATTGCCAACAGTGCCGACGTCATCGGCCGCGTGACCTTGGGCGAGGAAAGCAGCGTCTGGTACAACACCACCCTGCGCGGCGATATCAACGAAATCGTCATAGGACCGCGCTCCAATGTGCAGGACAACGCCGTGATCCACCTCGCCGATGACTACGGCTGCTACGTCGGCGAACTCGTCACCGTCGGCCACTCCGCCATCCTCCACGCCTGCACGGTGAAGGATGAAGTGCTCGTCGGCATGGGAGCCATCGTGCTCGATGGCACCGTGATCGGCGAACGCTCGATCATCGGCGCGGGCGCCCTCGTCACCGGCGGCACCGTGATCCCTCCAGGCTCTCTCGTGCTCGGATCACCGGCAAAGGTCGTGCGCACCCTCTCGCTCGACGAGCAGGCCAAGGTAAAAACCTGGGCCGAGAAGTACGTCGTCCAGTCCCGCAAGTATTTGGCTCGATAA
- the dinB gene encoding DNA polymerase IV — MRKIIHIDLDCFYAAIEERENPSLRGKPVGVGGSSRRGVLTTANYEARKFGCRSAMPVFKALQLCPQLILVPVRFDLYRAVSAQVRAIFGRFTEKIEPLSLDEAYLDLSHLNSSGESVAREIRNQIREELGITASAGIGPNKLIAKIASDWNKPDGQHEVGPTDVEAFMRDLPVGRLWGVGGKMRTKLESLGIKTCGDMQRYDKIEMARRFGKWGLELWELCRGIDDREVEPRRIRKSISNENTFRENLVTLDELRSPLHAMLDELTADLTRHETRGIRSLVVKMKFADFTRTTAERAHAVLEPEIFDELLEEAWQRGEGKPVRLLGVGVRFRDPEGREQMELL; from the coding sequence ATGCGCAAGATCATCCACATCGACTTGGATTGCTTCTACGCGGCGATCGAGGAGAGGGAGAATCCTTCGCTGCGTGGCAAACCAGTGGGCGTGGGCGGCAGTTCGCGGCGCGGGGTGCTGACCACGGCGAACTACGAGGCGAGGAAGTTCGGTTGCCGGTCGGCGATGCCGGTGTTCAAGGCGTTGCAGCTTTGCCCGCAGCTGATCCTGGTGCCGGTGCGCTTCGACCTCTATCGCGCGGTGAGTGCGCAGGTGCGTGCGATCTTCGGGCGCTTCACGGAGAAGATCGAGCCGCTGTCGCTGGATGAGGCTTATCTGGATCTTTCCCACCTGAATTCCTCGGGGGAATCGGTGGCGCGAGAGATCCGCAATCAGATCCGCGAGGAGCTGGGAATCACGGCATCGGCGGGCATCGGGCCGAACAAGCTCATCGCGAAGATTGCCAGTGATTGGAACAAGCCGGATGGGCAGCATGAGGTCGGGCCGACCGACGTGGAGGCGTTCATGCGGGACCTGCCGGTGGGCAGGCTGTGGGGAGTGGGTGGCAAGATGCGGACGAAGCTGGAGTCGCTCGGCATCAAAACCTGCGGCGACATGCAGCGCTACGACAAGATCGAGATGGCGCGGCGCTTCGGCAAGTGGGGTCTCGAATTGTGGGAGCTATGCCGCGGCATCGATGACCGTGAGGTGGAGCCGCGGCGCATCCGCAAGTCGATCAGCAATGAGAATACCTTCCGGGAGAATCTGGTGACGCTGGATGAACTGAGGTCGCCGTTGCACGCGATGCTGGATGAACTGACGGCGGACCTTACCCGTCATGAGACGCGTGGTATTCGCTCGCTGGTGGTGAAGATGAAGTTCGCGGACTTCACGCGGACTACGGCGGAGAGGGCGCATGCCGTGCTGGAGCCGGAGATTTTCGACGAGCTTCTGGAGGAAGCGTGGCAGCGGGGTGAGGGGAAGCCGGTGCGGTTGTTAGGCGTGGGGGTGCGGTTCCGGGATCCGGAGGGGAGGGAGCAGATGGAGTTGCTCTGA
- a CDS encoding SDR family NAD(P)-dependent oxidoreductase encodes MNPPFDLTGKTALVTGASRGLGKGFALALAKAGADVVVTSRTLSSLDETVAEVEALGREAWPVVLDVRDKESIDAAAEAAWSAAGHLDILVNNAGCNVRKPALEVTWDDWNLILDTNLRGVFFTAQAIARRMVERGYGRIINIGSVTCVNGYAGLAPYGASRGGVKQLTMSLADDWGRHGITVNCLAPGWFKTAQNAVMYEDTGWVDYLTDRIPLKRPGAPGDLDGTLVFLASDAGAYMTGQTLLVDGGISVGAVKAVPKKA; translated from the coding sequence ATGAATCCTCCTTTCGATCTCACTGGAAAAACCGCCCTTGTTACTGGAGCCAGCCGCGGGCTGGGCAAAGGCTTCGCGCTCGCGCTTGCGAAAGCCGGTGCGGATGTCGTTGTCACGAGCCGGACCTTGTCTTCGCTGGATGAGACCGTGGCGGAAGTCGAGGCGCTCGGGCGCGAGGCTTGGCCGGTGGTGCTGGATGTGCGCGACAAGGAAAGCATCGATGCTGCGGCAGAAGCTGCGTGGTCTGCTGCGGGGCATCTCGACATTCTGGTGAACAACGCCGGCTGCAATGTCCGCAAGCCTGCGCTTGAGGTGACGTGGGATGATTGGAATCTGATCCTCGATACCAATTTGCGCGGCGTGTTCTTCACGGCCCAGGCGATCGCGCGACGGATGGTGGAGCGTGGCTACGGGCGGATCATCAATATCGGTTCGGTCACTTGCGTGAATGGCTATGCGGGCCTTGCTCCGTATGGCGCGAGCCGTGGTGGTGTGAAGCAGCTGACGATGAGCCTGGCGGATGATTGGGGGAGGCATGGGATCACGGTGAATTGCCTCGCCCCGGGTTGGTTCAAGACGGCGCAGAATGCGGTGATGTATGAGGATACGGGGTGGGTGGATTATCTGACCGATCGCATTCCGCTGAAACGGCCTGGAGCGCCGGGGGATCTGGATGGGACGCTAGTGTTCCTGGCTTCCGATGCGGGTGCCTATATGACGGGGCAGACGTTGTTGGTGGACGGGGGGATTTCGGTTGGGGCGGTGAAGGCGGTTCCGAAGAAGGCGTGA
- a CDS encoding zinc-dependent alcohol dehydrogenase: MRALQLVAPSTLAVVDLPAPVPGAGEVRLRVKACGICGSDLHGMDGSSGRRIPPLVMGHEASGTVDAVGEGVTAWKAGDRVTFDSTVWCGECGYCREGRVNLCDARQVVGVACAEFRRDGAFAELVTIPQRILHRLPDGLSFEEAAFAEPVGVALHAVNRAGEIAGRTALVVGAGLIGLLVIQALKRAGAKRIIAVDLDEGRLKLAKELGADDAIISGSGSIPEVDVAMEVVGAAPTVDLAIRSVRKGGRVVLVGNLSPTVPLPLQIVVTRELDVVGTCAIAGEYPEALEAIASGDIRVKPLISASVALEEGVSAFDKAKAPGALKVLVVDETAVGKHS, encoded by the coding sequence ATGAGAGCACTGCAACTCGTAGCCCCGTCCACGCTCGCCGTGGTGGATCTGCCCGCGCCCGTTCCGGGAGCGGGGGAGGTTCGTCTGCGCGTGAAGGCCTGCGGCATCTGCGGCAGTGACCTGCACGGCATGGATGGCAGCAGCGGCCGGAGAATCCCGCCGCTGGTGATGGGGCACGAGGCCAGTGGCACGGTGGATGCGGTGGGTGAAGGCGTCACGGCATGGAAGGCCGGGGATCGCGTCACCTTTGACTCCACCGTGTGGTGCGGCGAGTGCGGCTATTGCCGTGAGGGCCGCGTGAATTTGTGCGATGCGCGGCAGGTCGTCGGCGTCGCTTGTGCGGAGTTCCGCCGTGATGGCGCGTTCGCGGAGCTGGTGACCATTCCGCAGCGCATCCTTCATCGCTTGCCGGACGGGCTGTCGTTTGAAGAGGCGGCGTTCGCCGAGCCGGTGGGGGTAGCCTTGCATGCGGTGAACCGGGCAGGGGAGATCGCCGGACGTACGGCACTCGTCGTAGGTGCGGGCTTGATCGGCTTGCTCGTGATCCAGGCTTTGAAAAGGGCGGGTGCGAAGAGGATCATCGCCGTGGATCTGGATGAAGGGCGACTCAAGCTGGCGAAGGAGCTGGGCGCCGATGATGCCATTATCAGTGGTAGTGGCAGCATTCCTGAAGTGGACGTGGCGATGGAGGTCGTGGGTGCCGCGCCGACGGTCGATCTCGCCATTCGCTCGGTGCGGAAGGGTGGGCGCGTGGTTCTTGTCGGGAATCTTTCGCCGACGGTGCCGCTGCCCTTGCAGATCGTGGTCACCCGCGAGCTGGATGTGGTCGGCACCTGCGCCATTGCTGGTGAGTATCCGGAGGCGCTGGAGGCCATCGCTTCCGGAGACATTCGCGTGAAGCCGCTGATTTCCGCCAGTGTCGCGCTGGAGGAAGGCGTGTCGGCTTTCGACAAAGCCAAGGCACCCGGCGCCCTGAAGGTGCTGGTGGTGGATGAAACAGCCGTGGGCAAGCATTCGTAA
- a CDS encoding Dabb family protein has product MEHHVYFWLKDENKNEADRKAFEGGLSSLFKLPGLLGGFWAVPAKVMERPVVDQSWDYALTMTFESIEAQDAYQVDPDHHVFIDSFKSFWARVEVRDLEKAGQ; this is encoded by the coding sequence ATGGAACACCACGTGTATTTCTGGCTGAAGGACGAGAACAAGAACGAGGCGGATCGCAAGGCCTTCGAAGGCGGGCTTTCGAGCCTCTTCAAGCTCCCGGGTCTCCTCGGCGGATTCTGGGCCGTGCCGGCGAAGGTGATGGAGCGCCCGGTGGTCGACCAGTCCTGGGACTACGCGTTGACGATGACCTTCGAATCCATCGAAGCGCAGGATGCCTATCAGGTGGATCCGGATCACCACGTCTTCATCGACAGCTTCAAGAGCTTCTGGGCCCGCGTGGAAGTGCGCGATCTCGAAAAGGCCGGCCAATGA
- a CDS encoding glycine cleavage system protein R, producing MPASIVMTVLAADRPGLVRALSETIAAHGGSWQESRMARLAGQFAGILRVECAEAETEALLAALAGLEGQGISVQAKREVAAPTEKRETLALDVVGNDRPGIIRSLSAAIAGAGGNVEDLSTTLESAPMSGHPIFHAKGVVSLSAGSAPGALIEAIENLGPDLSVSVEV from the coding sequence ATGCCCGCTTCCATCGTCATGACCGTCCTCGCGGCCGATCGTCCCGGCCTTGTCCGAGCCCTTTCCGAGACCATCGCCGCGCATGGCGGAAGCTGGCAGGAGAGCCGGATGGCGCGCTTGGCGGGGCAGTTCGCGGGGATCCTGCGGGTGGAGTGTGCGGAGGCGGAGACCGAGGCGCTGTTGGCGGCTCTGGCTGGTCTGGAAGGACAGGGCATCTCGGTGCAGGCGAAGCGCGAGGTGGCGGCACCCACAGAGAAGCGGGAGACGCTGGCGCTAGACGTGGTGGGGAATGACCGGCCGGGGATTATTCGGTCGCTGTCCGCGGCGATTGCCGGGGCGGGGGGGAATGTGGAGGACCTGTCCACCACGCTGGAGAGCGCGCCGATGTCCGGGCACCCGATTTTCCACGCGAAGGGGGTGGTTTCCCTCTCGGCGGGCAGTGCTCCGGGGGCGCTGATCGAGGCGATCGAGAATCTGGGGCCGGATCTCTCGGTTTCGGTGGAGGTTTGA
- a CDS encoding RNA polymerase sigma factor: MPNAFRTHLGDFHTTRWSIVIGAQGHSPADVNASVESLYRQYLSPLYAYVRRRGYSPHDAQDLTHEFFSRLLEKGWLSSAQPDRGRLRTFLLVAMKRFLANEWDRAKAEKRGGLSQLVSLQSEEGERLFSASTAANASVPDELQFDRNWAMVLMQTTLDHLRREYERSTRPGDFTVLKSCLTAGRGDIDYIAIARELQLLPASARSLVHRFRKRFREIFRAEVAGTVSSPEEVEDEMRALISTLGQR; this comes from the coding sequence ATGCCGAATGCCTTCCGCACCCACCTGGGAGACTTCCATACGACCCGATGGTCCATCGTCATCGGTGCGCAGGGGCATTCGCCGGCGGACGTGAATGCCTCGGTGGAGTCGCTCTACCGACAATACCTTTCGCCCCTCTATGCCTATGTGCGTCGCCGCGGATATTCGCCCCACGATGCGCAGGACCTGACTCACGAATTTTTCTCCCGGCTGTTAGAAAAAGGTTGGCTTTCCTCCGCCCAGCCAGATCGCGGGCGACTGAGAACCTTTCTGCTGGTGGCTATGAAGCGCTTCCTCGCAAACGAATGGGACCGGGCTAAAGCAGAAAAGCGCGGCGGCTTATCACAACTCGTGAGTCTCCAATCCGAAGAAGGCGAGCGCTTGTTCTCTGCCAGCACCGCCGCGAACGCGTCCGTGCCGGACGAACTACAATTCGACCGGAACTGGGCGATGGTGCTGATGCAGACCACCCTCGATCACCTCCGGCGGGAATATGAGCGCAGCACGCGGCCCGGCGACTTCACGGTGCTGAAATCCTGCCTCACAGCCGGGCGCGGAGACATCGACTATATCGCCATCGCGCGCGAGCTTCAGCTCTTGCCCGCATCGGCGCGAAGCCTCGTTCACCGCTTCCGCAAGCGCTTCCGGGAGATCTTCCGCGCGGAGGTCGCGGGCACAGTCTCCTCTCCCGAAGAAGTGGAAGATGAGATGCGGGCGCTCATTTCAACCCTCGGGCAACGATGA